In a genomic window of Bacillus rossius redtenbacheri isolate Brsri chromosome 4 unlocalized genomic scaffold, Brsri_v3 Brsri_v3_scf4_2, whole genome shotgun sequence:
- the LOC134542086 gene encoding uncharacterized protein LOC134542086: MAQVRSLVLCLAAAAALVFAEPPSHSGGYSSGGGGYSSGSGYDYSGGGGHGDLGGGLDFGGGGGGHGGYSSGSIVKGFSGSSSYSSGGLKGIGSGGFGGGHGGSSYSSGGFGGLGGSSYSSGGLGGGHGGGYSSGGLGGGYSSGGLGGGYSSGGLGGGYSSGGFKGISGGLGGGHGGGYSSGGLGGGFGGSSYSSGGLGGGHGGSSYSSGGFGGGHGGGYSSGGLGGGYSSGGLGGGYSSGGLGGGYSSGGFKGISGGFGGGSLKGYSSGGLGGYSSYSGGGLGGYSGHSSSGLGGYSSGGHGGYSSGGFGGGSLKGISSGGFGGGHGGGYSSGGFGGGSLKGISSGGLGGYSSYYSGGGLGGGHSSYSSGGGLGGGHSSYSSGGGLGGGHSSYSSGGGLGGGHSSYSSGGGGGGYY; encoded by the exons ATGGCGCAG GTGCGAAGTCTGGTTCTCTGCCTGGCCGCCGCTGCGGCGCTAGTGTTCGCCGAACCACCGTCGCACTCCGGGG gtTACAGCAGTGGTGGAGGTGGCTACAGCAGCGGGAGTGGTTATGACTACAGTGGTGGCGGCGGCCATGGAGATCTCGGCGGGGGACTGGATTTTGGAGGAGGTGGAGGGGGGCATGGTGGTTACAGCAGTGGTAGCATTGTGAAGGGATTTTCAGGTAGTAGTAGCTACAGCAGTGGAGGTCTGAAGGGAATTGGCAGTGGTGGATTTGGAGGTGGCCATGGAGGAAGCAGTTACAGCAGTGGTGGTTTCGGTGGTCTTGGAGGAAGCAGCTACAGTAGTGGTGGACTTGGAGGTGGTCACGGAGGTGGTTACAGCAGCGGAGGGCTCGGAGGAGGTTACAGCAGCGGAGGTCTGGGAGGAGGGTACAGCAGCGGAGGTCTGGGAGGAGGGTACAGCAGTGGCGGCTTCAAAGGAATCAGTGGAGGATTAGGAGGTGGTCACGGAGGTGGTTACAGCAGTGGAGGGCTCGGAGGTGGGTTTGGAGGAAGCAGTTACAGCAGCGGAGGCTTAGGAGGTGGACACGGAGGAAGCAGTTATAGCAGTGGAGGATTTGGAGGTGGCCATGGAGGTGGTTACAGCAGTGGAGGGCTTGGAGGAGGGTACAGCAGCGGTGGGCTTGGAGGGGGTTACAGCAGCGGTGGGCTCGGAGGGGGTTACAGCAGCGGAGGTTTCAAAGGAATCAGTGGAGGATTTGGAGGTGGAAGTCTGAAAGGGTACAGCAGTGGAGGTCTTGGTGGGTACAGCAGCTACTCCGGAGGTGGCCTTGGAGGTTATAGCGGCCATTCAAGCAGTGGACTGGGCGGTTACTCTAGTGGTGGTCATGGTGGTTACAGCAGTGGAGGGTTTGGAGGTGGAAGTCTGAAAGGAATTAGCAGTGGGGGATTTGGTGGTGGCCATGGAGGTGGCTACAGTAGCGGTGGTTTTGGCGGTGGAAGTCTGAAAGGAATAAGCAGTGGAGGTCTTGGAGGCTACAGCAGTTACTACTCTGGAGGTGGACTTGGAGGTGGCCACAGCAGCTACTCCAGCGGAGGTGGACTTGGAGGTGGCCACAGCAGCTACTCCAGCGGAGGTGGACTTGGAGGTGGCCACAGCAGCTACTCCAGCGGAGGTGGACTTGGGGGTGGCCACAGCAGCTACTCCAGTGGAGGTGGAGGAG GTGGATACTACTGA